A single genomic interval of Isorropodon fossajaponicum endosymbiont JTNG4 harbors:
- the mraY gene encoding phospho-N-acetylmuramoyl-pentapeptide-transferase — translation MFLELINFLAQFDAGFSVLNYLTVRAVLAMLSALFISLMLGRVFINRLQQYQIGQIIRTDGPESHLIKAGTPTMGGILILFAFMVSVLIWGDWSNIHLWIVIVTAIIFGAIGFTDDYLKIRHKSSNGLSSSIKFLTQSLGAIVISTWVVLISQDSIQTQLLIPFFKDAMLPLGVVGFLILSYFVIVGSSNAVNLTDGLDGLAIMPVILISGALAIFAYLSGHYNFSSYLNMSFMPGTGELFVICAALIGAGLGFLWFNTYPAEIFMGDVGSLSLGAILAVIAILIRQEILLFIMGGVFVAETLSVIIQVGYYKRYKKRIFLMAPLHHHFEKKGMSEPKIIVRFWMVTLILVLVSLASIKIR, via the coding sequence ATGTTTTTAGAATTAATCAACTTTCTTGCTCAGTTTGACGCTGGATTTAGCGTCTTAAACTACTTAACTGTTCGAGCTGTACTGGCCATGCTAAGCGCTTTGTTTATTAGTCTTATGCTAGGGCGTGTTTTTATTAATCGCTTGCAACAATACCAAATTGGACAAATTATTAGGACTGATGGCCCTGAATCACATCTAATCAAAGCAGGCACGCCAACCATGGGTGGCATACTGATTTTATTTGCATTTATGGTTAGTGTTTTAATTTGGGGTGATTGGTCTAATATCCATCTATGGATTGTTATTGTCACTGCTATTATATTTGGCGCTATTGGTTTTACGGATGATTATCTCAAAATCAGACATAAATCATCAAACGGTTTAAGTTCTTCAATAAAATTTCTAACTCAATCATTAGGTGCTATTGTGATCAGTACTTGGGTTGTGCTAATCTCTCAAGATTCTATTCAAACGCAATTACTTATCCCATTTTTTAAAGATGCAATGCTACCATTAGGTGTTGTTGGTTTTTTAATATTGTCATATTTTGTCATTGTTGGGAGTTCTAATGCGGTTAATTTAACTGATGGTTTAGACGGCCTTGCCATTATGCCGGTCATACTTATATCAGGTGCGTTGGCTATTTTTGCCTATCTTAGTGGTCATTATAATTTTTCAAGTTATCTTAATATGTCCTTCATGCCAGGCACTGGTGAATTGTTTGTTATTTGTGCAGCACTCATTGGTGCTGGATTGGGATTTTTGTGGTTTAACACCTATCCTGCTGAAATCTTTATGGGCGATGTGGGTTCGTTGTCTTTAGGTGCTATTTTGGCAGTCATTGCTATTTTAATTCGCCAAGAGATTTTATTATTTATTATGGGCGGTGTGTTTGTGGCTGAAACCTTATCTGTGATTATTCAAGTAGGCTATTACAAGCGATATAAGAAACGTATTTTCCTAATGGCGCCTCTTCACCACCACTTTGAAAAAAAAGGCATGTCTGAGCCAAAAATTATCGTGCGTTTTTGGATGGTGACTTTAATCTTAGTACTGGTTAGCTTGGCATCTATTAAAATACGCTAA
- a CDS encoding deoxycytidylate deaminase — protein MSILDKWDERYLSLAKEVSTWSKDPSTQVGAITVGRKKEVLSQGFNGFPRGIHDTDERYNHRETKYQFVVHAEMNAIYNATYSGTSLDGATLYVYGLPICSECAKGIIQVGIKRVVIEKSKELDNWNQSVGLSQEMFIEAGVELVIKDQ, from the coding sequence ATGAGCATATTAGACAAATGGGATGAGCGCTACTTATCACTAGCAAAAGAGGTTTCTACTTGGTCAAAAGACCCTTCTACACAAGTAGGTGCCATTACTGTAGGTCGCAAAAAAGAGGTTTTATCCCAAGGATTTAATGGTTTCCCAAGAGGGATTCATGACACTGATGAGCGTTATAATCATCGGGAAACCAAATATCAATTTGTGGTCCATGCAGAAATGAACGCTATTTATAATGCCACTTATTCTGGCACTTCTCTTGATGGTGCAACCTTGTATGTTTACGGACTGCCTATTTGCTCAGAATGTGCCAAAGGTATTATTCAAGTTGGCATTAAAAGAGTGGTGATAGAAAAATCAAAAGAGTTAGACAATTGGAACCAAAGCGTTGGACTCTCACAAGAAATGTTTATTGAGGCTGGTGTTGAATTGGTAATTAAAGATCAATGA